From the Salinigranum rubrum genome, the window TTGTGAGAGGCGCAGGGAGTCAAGTCCGACGGTGAGAACCGTCTTCGATGGGTCGGTGGTCAAAATAAGCGCGTAGGTGAAGTCGTTCCAAGAGAACGCGAAGGTAAACAGCGCCGTGGTGACGATCCCTGGCGCAGCAGCCCGGAACGAGACGTCGTACATCGTCCGCAGGCGAGAGGCACCAGAGATCCACGCACTCTCTTCGTATCGTTTGGGCACTGTCTGGAAGTACTGCCACATCACCCAGATCCCGAACGGCAGCGTCAGTGAGACGTGTGCGAGGATCAGCCCGATACGCGTGTTCGTCAGACCAAGGAAGTCGTAGATGACGAAGTACGGGATGGCAAGCATGATCGGAGGGAACATGTAGCTAAACAACAGCAGGTTCGCGATATACTTCTTGTAAGGTACGTGATATCGCGTGAAGCCGTATCCTGCAAGCGGTGCGAAGATACATGTTAGGGTGATCGTACTGGCCGTAATGAGCGTGCTGTTCATCAACCACATCGGGAACTGCGTCGTCGTGAACAGTCGTGTGAAGTTATCGAGCGTCGGGTTTGCCGGGAAGAACTCCGGCGGGAGGTTCATGATGACCCCGATGGGCTTGAACGAAGCGAGTGCAACCCAGTAAATCGGGAAGCCGAATACGACGAGGCAGAACGTGACGATGATCCCGATACCGAGTCGCTTGCCGACCGATCCTGCAGTGAAGCGGTCGGTCGCAAAGTCGAACCAGTTACTCGCCTGTTCCTCTTGACCCGTGGCTTCTGATGTCGTCATTCTACTTCAACCTCCTCACCGGGTTTCGTTATCCCGAGCCAGATCACGCCGAACGTGGCAAGGATCAGGAATAGCATCGTCGTCACGGCCGCAGCCGTCCCGAACTCGAACAGTCGGAACGCCTGACGGTAGCCGTAGATGACCATCGTCGTGGTGGCACCGAAGGGACCACCACCGGTCAGCGGGAAGATCGCATCGAACTTGGTGAACATGAAGATGACGCGGAGGAAAACGATCAGGTAAACCATGTTCTTAATATTCGGCCACGTCACGTCGAAGAACCGCCGAACCATTCCCGCGCCGTTGATCTGTGCGACTTCGTACATCTCCGAACTAATTGATTGTAGTCGGGCCAGAACGATGAACACGACGAAGATCGTGTACTTCCAGCTTGACGCCCAGACGACCGTGTGCATCGCGAGCCCTTCCTCGGAGAGGAAGCCGACCGGTTGCTCAACGAGATTGGTCGTCGTAAGGAACCAGTTGACCGTCCCGAAGGTCTCGTTGAACAGCCAAGCAAAAATCAGTGCGATGATCGCCGTCGGCACTAGATACGGCAGCAGGATGAGCGCCCGGATAATGTTCTCGAACTTAAAAGTCTCGTTGAGCACGAGGGCGATTAGGATGCCGAGCACCATCTGTAGGACGACCGAGTACCCGGCGTATACGGCACCGATGGCCACCGAGTCCCAAAATGCTGGCTGAGCGATGAGTTCCTGATAATTCTGGAGACCGACCCACTCGAACGCGCCCGTCTGTGGATCCCACGTCGTGAAACCGAGATAGATCCCGAAGAGAACGGGCAGCGCAACGAGGAACACCCAGACTAGCAGGACAGGCGAGACGAGGATTATCCCGCCCCACCGATCCGACTGGAGGACGCCGTTCACCCGTTTACCAACGTCTTTGATAAACGATGGGTATGTTTGAGACATGCAAACAATGGTACCGAGGGCAGGCTTAGCTGTTCCGGTACTCGCCGATCATTCCGTTGAGCTCATCGATAGCGGTATTCACCGCCTGCTGAGGCGTCCGGCGCCCCTCGATAGAGTTCGAGATAGCCTTCGAGGCAACCTGCTTGGTTGCGAGAATTTCATACCATCCGACAAATGGCGGGTTCTGGTACTGCGGGACCGTCCGGAAGTTCGAGTGCTCCTCGTAGATCATATCACGGAAGTCGAGGTGTTGTGAGACGATTTCGTTGTCTTCGTACTCGTCGGTCTTGAGGACGTCCCGGTTGGTCGGGCAGAAGTGGAACGGAACGGCGTGCAGGTACGTAATGAACGCATCGCTCGTCATGAAGTACCTGATGAAGTCGAAGACGAGATCCTTGTTCTCGCCTTCTGGCACGGCGAAGCCGTTACTGCTCATGTTGAAGATACGGTTCGGCCGGTCTTCGAGCGGGAACATGGTGATCTGCGTATTATTGATGAGATCTGTTGCCTCGCGCTCGTGGAGGGAATTAAGCAGTCGCGGGGAGTACCGCTGGATCGCGACCTGCTCGTTGGCGTAGGATTCAAGCTTGTCCGTCCAGCCCCAAGTTGGGCCGGTGCCGGCGACTTCCCCCAGTCGCGGTAGTATCTGAGAGCCTCAAGCATGTTCGCCGTGTTCGGTTCGTCGTCGAGAGCAACCTGAATGACACCGTCGGAGTCCCGCGCGAACCAGTTCGCGTTGTTCGACTTGATATCCGACTGATGATACCACATCGAGGAGAACACCTCGGGGTTCGTCGCCAGCACCATGTTCTGCATATTCTGGCCTTCGAGGTGGTCACGGAGATCGGCGTGGACCTGTAGGTTCTCTTCCCACGTGGTCGGAACCGAAAGTCCCGCCTCTTCGAGGACATCAATTCGGTGATACTGGAACGAGGGGACCAGTGACGTGGGAATCGTCGGAACCTTCCCGCCTTCGAGTACCACGAGGAGCTCTTCTGGAAGGGATGAAATTTCGTCGGTCACCGGCGAATGATCGGCCAGCTGCTGGTGGAACCTGATCAGGTTCTGCCCGTTCCCGAAATATAGATCCTCTGTATCACCAGTCGCCATCTGCGTGTTCAGCTGGTTCTGCATCGCCGTGTCACCGGGGAAAGTCATATTACGGGAGACGTTCTGGTCGATGCCGTCCGCCCAGTTGTCAAACGCGGATGTAAACGCGTCCTGGGTGGAGGGGTTCCCCCACCGATCATCAGGCTCAGTTCGACCGAAGAACCGCCACCAGTGCTCCCGCCGTTGCCGCCGCTACCACCGTTGCCGCCGCTACCACCGTTGCCGCCGCTACCACCGTTGCCGCCGCTACCACCGTTGCCGCCGCTACCGTCGTCACTCGTACATCCTGCTAACGCGATGACGCCCGCAGCACCAGCGCTTTTTACGAAATTTCGTCGATTCATGCCACTCTGGACAGACTCGCGTCCTGCCATAACTGAGGTCCAGCATCTATCATTATAAATGTATTGGTATTTGAGAATCGATAATGTATGAATAAAACACCTGATTGATAGATCGAAGTGAGTCGAGTGCATTTTGTTCCGGGCAGATTAGGACGTAGCCAACCCATCCGATTCAACTGAAAATCAAGCAACACCTCACCGAACGTAATATCAGC encodes:
- a CDS encoding carbohydrate ABC transporter permease: MSQTYPSFIKDVGKRVNGVLQSDRWGGIILVSPVLLVWVFLVALPVLFGIYLGFTTWDPQTGAFEWVGLQNYQELIAQPAFWDSVAIGAVYAGYSVVLQMVLGILIALVLNETFKFENIIRALILLPYLVPTAIIALIFAWLFNETFGTVNWFLTTTNLVEQPVGFLSEEGLAMHTVVWASSWKYTIFVVFIVLARLQSISSEMYEVAQINGAGMVRRFFDVTWPNIKNMVYLIVFLRVIFMFTKFDAIFPLTGGGPFGATTTMVIYGYRQAFRLFEFGTAAAVTTMLFLILATFGVIWLGITKPGEEVEVE
- a CDS encoding carbohydrate ABC transporter permease is translated as MTTSEATGQEEQASNWFDFATDRFTAGSVGKRLGIGIIVTFCLVVFGFPIYWVALASFKPIGVIMNLPPEFFPANPTLDNFTRLFTTTQFPMWLMNSTLITASTITLTCIFAPLAGYGFTRYHVPYKKYIANLLLFSYMFPPIMLAIPYFVIYDFLGLTNTRIGLILAHVSLTLPFGIWVMWQYFQTVPKRYEESAWISGASRLRTMYDVSFRAAAPGIVTTALFTFAFSWNDFTYALILTTDPSKTVLTVGLDSLRLSQQVFWGLLFSGSLVAMIPPFIIVFALSKYILAGFDLRV
- a CDS encoding extracellular solute-binding protein; its protein translation is MQNQLNTQMATGDTEDLYFGNGQNLIRFHQQLADHSPVTDEISSLPEELLVVLEGGKVPTIPTSLVPSFQYHRIDVLEEAGLSVPTTWEENLQVHADLRDHLEGQNMQNMVLATNPEVFSSMWYHQSDIKSNNANWFARDSDGVIQVALDDEPNTANMLEALRYYRDWGKSPAPAQLGAGRTSLNPTPTSRSRSSGTPRDCLIPSTSARQQISSIIRRSPCSRSKTGRTVSST